The following is a genomic window from Stenotrophomonas maltophilia.
AGGCCAGACTGCTGGCCGAATGCGGTCAGCGCCTGGTCGAGCGGGCCTGCTGGAATCTGCCAGCGCAGCGTCGCTGCGGAATTCTGCGCAAAGGCGGTGGCGGGCAGCAGGCAGGGACTGGCCAGGGCCAGGCACAGCGCAATGGCCAGGGGGCGAGGGGAGGGGCAGGGCAGTTTCATGGGGGCGGCAACGTCCGCAATGGGTTCCCCTGTACTGCCCGGTGAGCGCGCAAAAGGGGAACCGCGCATCAACGCGGATGCACGACGGTCCACCACGGCCAGCGCTGTTCGATGCGGATCGGCAGCGCACGCGTCAGCAACTGCAGGGCCTGTGCGCTGTGCAGTCGCGGCAGCACAGCAGTGACCTTCAGCGCTGCGACAGCGGGATCGCAGCCGAGGTAGCCGCGATGGTGGCGGGCCAGCTCTTCGACGACGCGGACCAGCCGAGTGTCCTGCACCTGCAGGCGACCGTCCTGCCAATCGCCGCGCAGCGGATCGGGCTCGACCGTTGCAAGTCCGCCCATCGGGCCGATCTGCACGGCGCTGCCGGCGGGTACATCCCGTGCCGCACTGAACTGCGGCAGGCAGCGCACCACGCCTTCAAACACATCCAGGCGGCTGCCCTGGGCCTCGCGGCCTACCGCGAGACGGGTGCCGATCGGCTGCAGGCGGGCGCCGGGCACGTGCACGGTCAATGGCAGGCCGTCGAAGGCAGCTGCGTGACCGGTCAGCAACAGTAACTCGCCTCGCAGCAGATGCACGGCGCGCTGGCCGTCGCCCATGCGGATCGCCACTTCGCTGCCGGCGTTGAGCCACAGCTGGCTGCCGTCGGCCAGCGTCCAGTGCCCGGTGCGGCCGGCGCCGGTGCGCTGCGTGTGCACGCTACGCTGAAGGTGCAGCGCGTGCAGGCCGAGCAGCGAAACGGCGCCGATGCCGAGTGCACCGCCGAGACCGCGCAGTGCCTGCCGACGCCGATGGCCAGCGGTGCCCAGCGCCTTTGCGGCGGCGGGGGCCGACAGCGGTGCGAACGACTGCCAGACCAACTCGACCCGGTGCCAAGCGTGGGCGTGGCTCGCATCGGCGTGCAGCCAGGCCTGCCAGCGCTGTTGCTCGTATTCGTTCCATCCGTGCTCGCGCAGTGCGAACCACTCGGCGGCCTGTTCCAGCGCGGGGCTGGCCAATGCCGTGCTCATGCGGCGGCATCGCCGGACAGGCGCAGGCAATGCAGCATCGCCTGCGCCATGTACTTCTTGACCATCCGTTCGGACACGCCCAGCTGCTGGCCAATCTCGGCATAGCCGAGGCCGGACAGGCGCGCCAGCAGGAAGGCGCGACGAGGGCGTTCGGCCAGCCCCGCCAGCATGTCGGCGATGGCGTGCAGCAGCTGCAGCGCCTGCGTCCGTTCCTCTGCCGAAGGGTGCACCGGCTCGGGTTGGGCAGCCAGCGCGGCCAGATAGGCGCGCTCCAGATCCGCGCGCTGCCAATGGTTGACCAGCAGGGCGTGGGCGATGGTGCTGAGGTAGGCGCGTGGCAGCCGCAGCTGCCCCGGGTCAACGCAGCGGCTGAGCAGGCGCAGGAAGGTGTCCTGGGTCAGGTCGGCGGCACACTCGGCGTTATGGGTGCGGCGTCGCAGCCAGCCGAGCAGCCAGCCATGATGTTCGCGGTAGAACCCCGCCAGCGCGGCGCTGGAGGCGGCGGGCACAGCCATCGGCTTCGGTCATTAATGAGAATGATTCCCATTATAGAGTGATCGGGCGGCACTCGACAAACGTTGCGCAGCGCGCAGTGGGGTGGCGGGCCCATTTGCGATGCCCGGCGGGCTCGCCGACACTGCGGTTTTCCGCAGGGAGTGCCACATGTTCAGCCACGTTACCGTTGGGACCAACAACATGGATGTCGCGCATCGCTTCTACGATGCGCTGTTCACCGCGCTGGGCGCACGCCCGGGTGTGTTCGACGACAAGGGGCGCCTGGTCTATTTCAAGGACGGCCGCATGTTCATCGTCACCGCGCCGATTGATGGTCAGCCGGCGTGCCACGCCAACGGCGGCACCATCGGCTTCACCCTGGACAGCGCCGAGGCCGTGCGTGGCTGGCAGGACGCTGGCGTGGCGCAGGGCGGCACTGCCATCGAAGATCCGGCCGGTATCCGCAACATGGCCGGCCGCCAGCTGTTCCTGGCCTACCTGCGCGATCCCGATGGCAACAAGCTGTGCGCGGTGCATGTGATGTCGTGACGCGCAGCGGGCAGGCGCCGCGCGCGTGATAGCACGAAACCACGCGCGCCGGCCGTGACAGCAGGCCGCAACTTCATGCTCTGTCCACTGCGGTTCAGCCAGAATCGGTCGGCTAATTCCTTGATCTACCGGAGAACGCCGCCCCATGGATGTACTGGAGCCGCAACAATCCCCGGTGCGCACCCTTCGGCCTGTGTTCGCCTTCGCGGCGATCGTTGTCGTGGCGTTCGCGCTGTTCGTCAGCCTGTTCCCACTGGGGGCAGGCCGCCTTCTGCTCAAGGCACAGGACTGGGCCGCCCTGAATGTCGGCTGGTATTACCTGCTGGCGATGACCCTGTACCTGGTGTTCGTGGTCGGCGTGGCGCTGTCCAAGTACGGCGGCATCAAGCTCGGCGCCGACCATGACGAACCGGAGTTCAGTTACCTCTCCTGGGCCGGCATGCTGTTCGCGGCGGGCATCAGCATCACCCTGTTCTTCTTCTGTGTTTCCGAACCACTGACCCATTACCTGCAGCCGCCGCAGGGCGATCCGGCGGCAGGCGAGGCCGGTGCGCGCCAGGCCATGCAGCTGCTGTTCCTGCACTGGGGCCTGCATGGCTGGGGCGTGTTCGCACTGGCGGCGATGGCCATGGCCTATTTCGCCTACCGCCACAACCTGCCGCTGGCATTGCGTTCGGCGCTGTATCCGCTGATCGGCAAACGCATCAATGGGCCGATCGGCTACACCGTGGATGCATTGGGCATTGTCGCCACCGTGTTCGGCATCGGCGCCGACATGGGCTTTGGCGTGCTGCACCTCAACGCTGGCCTGTCGCACCTGTTCAACGTGCCGCACTCCAACCTGGTGCAGATCCTCCTGGTGGTGGCAATGATGGGCGCCGCCGTGGCGGTCGCGGTGTCCGGCGTAGAGAAGGGCGTGCGCTGGATGGCCAACATCAACATGCTGCTGGCGATCGCGCTGGTGCTGTTCATGTTGTTCGCCGGGCCGACGCAGTACCTGTTCAGCACCTTGATGCAGAACCTGGGCGACTACCTGGGCAGCGTGGTCGGCAAGAGTTTCGACGTGTACGCCTACGGCGGCCGGCCGGAATGGCTGGGCGGCTGGACGGTGTTCTACTGGGCCTGGTGGATCGGCTGGGCGCCGTTTGTGGGCCTGTTCATCGCGCGCATCTCGCGCGGCCGCACCATCCGCGAATTCGTGTTCGGCGTGCTGCTGATCCCGCTCGGCTTCACCCTGGCGTGGCTGTCGATCTTCGGTAACAGTGCGCTGGACCAGGTGCTGCACCACGGCCAGCAGCAGCTGGCGCAGCTGGCCGTGGATGATCCACCGACGGTGCTGTACGCATTGCTGGACGGCTATCCGTGGAGCCGTGCGGTGATCACGGTGACAGTGCTGGTCAGCTTCATCTTCTTCGTGACATCAGCCGACTCCGGTGCCGTGGTGCTGTCTACGTTGTCGTCGCATGGCGGGGCGCCGGAGGACGATGGCCCACGCTGGCTGCGCGTGTTCTGGGGCACGGTGATCGCGGTGCTGACCGCAGGCCTGTTGCTGGCCGGCAGCATCGACGCACTGAAATCGGCGGTGGTGCTGGCCTCACTGCCGTTCTCGGCGATCCTGCTGCTGATGATGTGGGGCCTGACCCGCGCCTTCAGCGACGAGTCGCACCGCAAGCGCGCGTTGCAGTACCGCCCATCACCGTTGATCGGTGACGATCGCCACCACCAGGGCTGGCGCCAGCGCCTGAGCCAGGCCATGCATTTCCCGGTACGCGACCAGGTCTACCGTTTCATGGACGACACGGTGAAGCCGGCGATGGAGGCGGTGGCCGAGCAGCTGCGCGGGCAGGGCTGGGATGTGGCCACGCGTTTCGAAGCGGGCGACATGGAGCTGTCGGTCAATCACGGTGAGCAGCAGGACTTCCTGTACCGGGTGATCCTCAGCGGCTACCTAACCCCGTCGTTCGCCGCACAGCAGCTGCGCAACCAGCGCTATTACCGCGCCGAAGTGCACCTGTATGAAGGCAGCCAGGATTACGACCTGGTGGGGTACAGCCGCAAGCAGATCATCAACGACATCATCAGCCAGTACGAACGGCACCTGCAGTTCCTGCACCTGAGCCGGTGATGCGGCCGGTGCGGACCGTGGGTCCGCACCGACCTGTAGAGCCGAGCCCATGCTCGGCTGGACTTCCGGAGCCAAGCAGCCGAGCATGGGCTCGGCTCTGCAGCAACGGCCGTCGAGCAAGCTCGACGCTACGGGTGGCCGATCAGAACCGGTAGCGCGCGCCCAGCGAGACGAACTGCCCGCGCAGGTTGTATTGGCTGATGTCGAAACCATTGGAACCACCAGCCGGGTCGAACGGCGGATCCTTGTCGGTCAGGTTCAGCACCGACAGCGACAGCGTGGTGTTGGCAACGCCTTCGTAGGCCACGTACAGGTCCAGCTGGTGATACGGCTTGACGCGGTCGCGCAGGCCCGGGTTGCTGGTCGCCGTCGCTACGCGCTGGTCGTAGCCGCTCACGTACTGCAGGCTCAGCGTGCTGCTCCAGTCGCCAGCCGCCCAGTTCAGCGACGTGGTACCGCGAGTGCGGGGCAGCGCCCCGTGGCGGTTGTTGCCGGCGCCATCATACGGTGCCTGCCCGGCCACCAGCGGCTGCTTGAAGCTGAGCAGGTGGGTCCAGCTGCCGGCCACGGTGAAGTTGCCCCAGCCGTCGGTGCGGAAGGTGCGGCTGGCGTCCAGGTCCAGGCCGGAGGTGGTCAGCTCCCCCTGGTTGGCGTACTGGTTGGTGATGAACTGGATGCGGCCCTGCGCGTCACGCTGCACCCGGCCCGGGAACAGGGACGGGTTGTCGACGATGAACTGCGCGCTGTCCGGCTTGACCAGGTTGTCCTGCTCGATGCGGTACCAGTCCAGGCCGATGCTGGTATCGCCATTGGGCGACCACACTGCACCCACGTTGAAGTTGCGCGAGCGCTCGGCCTTCAGGTCGGGGTTGCCGGTGCGGATGTTGGTCACGCCGCGGCTGCCGCCCGGTTGCAGCGGATCCAGCGGATCGATCACCGAGCCATAGCTGACGGTCTGGCCCGGCGCGATCTCCGGCAGTGACGGCGCGCGGAAACCGCGCGAGAACGAGCCGCGCAGCAACAGGCTGTCCAGCGGCTGCCAGCGCAGCGCCACCTTGGGCGAGAAGGCCTTGCCGAAGTCATCGTAGTGATCGCCGCGACCGGCCACCTGCAATTCCAGGGTGCGATGCAGCGGCACGCTCAGTTCGGCGTAGGCGGCGCTGACCTGGCGCTCGCCGTTGACCACGTTGATCGCAGGGCGTAGTTCAGTGCCCGAAAGCACCTGGGCACTGGTGCGCGCGTCCAGCGATTCCTTGCGGAACTCAGCGCCCCAGGCGAAGCCAACCGCACCGGCCGGCAGCTCCCACAACGAGGTCGAAGCCTTTACGTTCAGCGAGTGCAACCTGTACCAGCCCGGACGCTTGGTCTGCAGGCGCAGTGCATCCAGTGCCCCAGGCGTGCTGGACGGGTTGAGGAAGTTGTAGCTGCCGTCGCGCAGGATCTGCTCGAACGCATAGCGATTGACAAAGTTGTCGACGTACTCGCGCTGCGCGCTCTGCGAGGTCAGCGCGGCCACTTCCCAGTCCCAGCGCTCGCCACTGCCGCGCACGCCGGCCAGGGCGCGGTAGAACACCTGGGTGTTGTCCTTCAGGCGCGGGCCGAGGTCGAAGAAGGTGTACTCGAACGGCAGCGGCGCGATGCCCGGATTGTCGGGATGGCCGACCGGCAGCACCGCCGGCACGTCGATCAGCGTGCCGGTGGCCGGGTTGTACGCGCGCAGGCCGGGGCCGACGGTCAGCGGCGCACTGAAGATCTGGTCGGCCTTGTTGTGGCTGTACAGCACATCGGCGAAGGCCTCGACGCTGTCATTGAAGCGGTAGGTCGCACTCAATGACGCCTGCAGGCGCTCGGCGCCGGGCTGCAGGGTCTTGAATGGCTGCGCGTTGAAGGCGCAGGCCTGTCCGGGCAGGGTGCTGCCGAAGTCGCTGTACGGGCGCAGCTGGCTGCCATCGGGGCAGTTGGCGAACGGTTGCGGCGCGCGCGGGTTGGACAGCCAGTTGCCACCGGCGGTGGACCAGCCGGCCAGGCGGCCACCGGGCTTGTCGCGGAAATCGCCGCTGCGGGTGTAGGCGCGCTGGTCGGCGTCGAGGCGGTCTCGCTTGAGCAGGTCCAGCCCGAACAGCACGTTCCAGCCCTGTTGTTCGAGGTCACCGAAGCCGGCCAGCAGGTTGGCCTTGCGTTCGTCCAGGCCGCCCTGGGTGGCAGTACCGAAGCCGCCGCCGACCTCCACGCCCTGGAAGTTCCTGCGCAGGATGATGTTGATGACGCCAGCAATGGCGTCGGAGCCGTACACCGCCGAGGCGCCGTCCTTCAGCACTTCAATGCGTTCGACCGCGCTGATCGGCAGTGCGTTGAGGTCAACGAAAGTGTCCTGGGTGTTGAGCGCGAAGCCGAAGTTGGACACGCGGTAGCCGTTGACCAGCACCAGCGTGTTCTTCGGCGACAGGCCGCGCAGGCCGATCGAGGCCGAGCCGGCGGCGAAACTGCCGGTGTACTGCTCGTCGAAACTGTTGCCGGCATTGGCCGACAGGTTGCGCAGCACGTCGGTGAGGGTGGAGCGGCCGGTCTGTTCGATCTGTTCACGGCTGACGATCTGTACCGGGTTGGGCCCGGCGGTATCGCTGCGCTTGATGTTGGAGCCGGTCACCAGCACGGCGCCAAGGGTGGTGCTGTCTTTGCCGGACTCGGCGGTTTCAGCGGCGCCGGCAGCGCCAGCGGTGAGGCTCAGCGCGATGGCGCCGGCAAGCAGGTTCAGGGTGGTGCGGTACATGGAAGCGACAGCGCCGAACGGGGAAGGAGCCCCCAGTACCGCATGCGAGCGCCTGCGCCCTCCAATGACGAAAGCGCATTCAGTTATACATCACAGGTTCTTAACGAGCCGGCTCGGTGGGCGCGGACCGTGGGTCCGCACTCCTCCTGGGGGTCAGATCCCTTTCCAACGGAAAGGGACCTGACCCCGGTTGTCATGGGCGCAGCAACACCTTGCCGTTACGCCCCGACCCAGCACCGGCCTTCGCTGCCTGGGCGATATCGTCCAGCGCGAAAACCTGCTCCACCGGCAGGGTCAATTCACCTTGCGCCGCACGCTTCAGCAGCTCGCCGACCAACCGGCGCTTGTCCTCCACCGCCATCGCCTGGCTGACCTTGCTGCCCCAGAAGCCCTTCACCGTGGCTTCCTTGTAGATCAGGCCGCCGGCGGGAATGCGCATCGGCTCGCCGCTCATCACCCCGAACGACACCAGGGTGCCGTGGTGGCCGAGCAGCTCGACCAGATCGGCACTGGCCTCACCGCCGATGGAATCGACCGCGGCTGCGGCCTGTGCTTCGCCAGTGGCTTCACGCACACGATCCTTCCAGCCCTCCACCGAGGTGTCAAACACATGATCGATGCCCAGCGCATGCAACTGTGCAACCGCCGCAGCGTTGCGCACCAGGTTGGCCACATGCACGCCACGCGCCTTTGCCAACATCGCCAGCGACTTGCCGACCGCGCCGTTGGCGGTGTTCTGCACGATCCATTGCCCCGCTTCGACATGCAGGAATTCCAGCAGCATCAGCGCACTCAGCGGCATCGCGATCAGCTGCGCCGCGGTTTCGTCGGCGATCGCGTCCGGCATCGGAATCACCATCCGCGCCGGTGCGA
Proteins encoded in this region:
- a CDS encoding zinc-binding dehydrogenase, whose product is MRAALYSSFGDPADVLAIGETALPEPGPGEVRIRTVLASIHNHDLLTVRGLYGYKPTLPAIGGSEALGVVDALGEGVDGLQLGQRVAAASVHGTWAEAFIAPARMVIPMPDAIADETAAQLIAMPLSALMLLEFLHVEAGQWIVQNTANGAVGKSLAMLAKARGVHVANLVRNAAAVAQLHALGIDHVFDTSVEGWKDRVREATGEAQAAAAVDSIGGEASADLVELLGHHGTLVSFGVMSGEPMRIPAGGLIYKEATVKGFWGSKVSQAMAVEDKRRLVGELLKRAAQGELTLPVEQVFALDDIAQAAKAGAGSGRNGKVLLRP
- a CDS encoding FecR family protein, yielding MSTALASPALEQAAEWFALREHGWNEYEQQRWQAWLHADASHAHAWHRVELVWQSFAPLSAPAAAKALGTAGHRRRQALRGLGGALGIGAVSLLGLHALHLQRSVHTQRTGAGRTGHWTLADGSQLWLNAGSEVAIRMGDGQRAVHLLRGELLLLTGHAAAFDGLPLTVHVPGARLQPIGTRLAVGREAQGSRLDVFEGVVRCLPQFSAARDVPAGSAVQIGPMGGLATVEPDPLRGDWQDGRLQVQDTRLVRVVEELARHHRGYLGCDPAVAALKVTAVLPRLHSAQALQLLTRALPIRIEQRWPWWTVVHPR
- the betT gene encoding choline BCCT transporter BetT, producing MDVLEPQQSPVRTLRPVFAFAAIVVVAFALFVSLFPLGAGRLLLKAQDWAALNVGWYYLLAMTLYLVFVVGVALSKYGGIKLGADHDEPEFSYLSWAGMLFAAGISITLFFFCVSEPLTHYLQPPQGDPAAGEAGARQAMQLLFLHWGLHGWGVFALAAMAMAYFAYRHNLPLALRSALYPLIGKRINGPIGYTVDALGIVATVFGIGADMGFGVLHLNAGLSHLFNVPHSNLVQILLVVAMMGAAVAVAVSGVEKGVRWMANINMLLAIALVLFMLFAGPTQYLFSTLMQNLGDYLGSVVGKSFDVYAYGGRPEWLGGWTVFYWAWWIGWAPFVGLFIARISRGRTIREFVFGVLLIPLGFTLAWLSIFGNSALDQVLHHGQQQLAQLAVDDPPTVLYALLDGYPWSRAVITVTVLVSFIFFVTSADSGAVVLSTLSSHGGAPEDDGPRWLRVFWGTVIAVLTAGLLLAGSIDALKSAVVLASLPFSAILLLMMWGLTRAFSDESHRKRALQYRPSPLIGDDRHHQGWRQRLSQAMHFPVRDQVYRFMDDTVKPAMEAVAEQLRGQGWDVATRFEAGDMELSVNHGEQQDFLYRVILSGYLTPSFAAQQLRNQRYYRAEVHLYEGSQDYDLVGYSRKQIINDIISQYERHLQFLHLSR
- a CDS encoding sigma-70 family RNA polymerase sigma factor codes for the protein MAVPAASSAALAGFYREHHGWLLGWLRRRTHNAECAADLTQDTFLRLLSRCVDPGQLRLPRAYLSTIAHALLVNHWQRADLERAYLAALAAQPEPVHPSAEERTQALQLLHAIADMLAGLAERPRRAFLLARLSGLGYAEIGQQLGVSERMVKKYMAQAMLHCLRLSGDAAA
- a CDS encoding TonB-dependent receptor; the protein is MYRTTLNLLAGAIALSLTAGAAGAAETAESGKDSTTLGAVLVTGSNIKRSDTAGPNPVQIVSREQIEQTGRSTLTDVLRNLSANAGNSFDEQYTGSFAAGSASIGLRGLSPKNTLVLVNGYRVSNFGFALNTQDTFVDLNALPISAVERIEVLKDGASAVYGSDAIAGVINIILRRNFQGVEVGGGFGTATQGGLDERKANLLAGFGDLEQQGWNVLFGLDLLKRDRLDADQRAYTRSGDFRDKPGGRLAGWSTAGGNWLSNPRAPQPFANCPDGSQLRPYSDFGSTLPGQACAFNAQPFKTLQPGAERLQASLSATYRFNDSVEAFADVLYSHNKADQIFSAPLTVGPGLRAYNPATGTLIDVPAVLPVGHPDNPGIAPLPFEYTFFDLGPRLKDNTQVFYRALAGVRGSGERWDWEVAALTSQSAQREYVDNFVNRYAFEQILRDGSYNFLNPSSTPGALDALRLQTKRPGWYRLHSLNVKASTSLWELPAGAVGFAWGAEFRKESLDARTSAQVLSGTELRPAINVVNGERQVSAAYAELSVPLHRTLELQVAGRGDHYDDFGKAFSPKVALRWQPLDSLLLRGSFSRGFRAPSLPEIAPGQTVSYGSVIDPLDPLQPGGSRGVTNIRTGNPDLKAERSRNFNVGAVWSPNGDTSIGLDWYRIEQDNLVKPDSAQFIVDNPSLFPGRVQRDAQGRIQFITNQYANQGELTTSGLDLDASRTFRTDGWGNFTVAGSWTHLLSFKQPLVAGQAPYDGAGNNRHGALPRTRGTTSLNWAAGDWSSTLSLQYVSGYDQRVATATSNPGLRDRVKPYHQLDLYVAYEGVANTTLSLSVLNLTDKDPPFDPAGGSNGFDISQYNLRGQFVSLGARYRF
- a CDS encoding VOC family protein, which encodes MFSHVTVGTNNMDVAHRFYDALFTALGARPGVFDDKGRLVYFKDGRMFIVTAPIDGQPACHANGGTIGFTLDSAEAVRGWQDAGVAQGGTAIEDPAGIRNMAGRQLFLAYLRDPDGNKLCAVHVMS